One window of the Cotesia glomerata isolate CgM1 linkage group LG10, MPM_Cglom_v2.3, whole genome shotgun sequence genome contains the following:
- the LOC123272753 gene encoding ribonuclease P protein subunit p38-like, with amino-acid sequence MSLKKQKNTSVKKVTRNVLAQPYEFIWPILKSDDEINELSDILKELLPKKKCKKKLSWTQLRKLSKEERKEVNKLSADELDVNVNKIILGVNAVTRAVEKKDICCILVEANVDPMLMIKHIILMGQNKNIPVVLLSGLKKICLEKIGFASLTIGLKKSEAELNSHFYKLYEKISHLSQSLPAPKSPKELFPSDKFESEPVPSPESEPETPKIQSKPFNPSSVYKYRSSTSERVFQPPEFRAEEEFISLAHIAEDKNDHAPKKRYMDLPKNNSSDKKDKLMDQEEAEPEKIKLTVYQPLKVKQIQKNPKRLKATKVPKPKKKIPIKKKN; translated from the exons atgagtttgaagaaacaaaaaaatacatctGTCAAAAAAGTTACGAGGAATGTTTTGGCGCAGCCGTACGAAtttatttg GCCAATTTTGAAATCCGATgatgaaataaatgaattgagtgacattttaaaaga GTTGTtgccgaaaaaaaaatgtaagaaGAAATTAAGTTGGACTCAGTTGAGAAAATTGAGCAAAGAAGAACGTAAGGAAGTCAATAAACTGTCTGCAGATGAGCTAGATGTCAATGT aaataaaataattcttggAGTAAATGCAGTGACACGTGCTGTAGAAAAAAAAGACATTTGCTGTATTCTAGTGGAAGCTAATGTAGATCCTATGTTGATGATCAAGCATATTATTTTAATgggacaaaataaaaatattcctgTTGTTTTGTTGTCTGGACTGAAGAAAATTTGCTTGGAAAAAATAGGATTTGCTAGTCTAACTATTGGATTAaag aaATCAGAAGCAGAATTAAATTCccacttttataaattatatgaaaaaatatctcaCTTGTCCCAATCATTGCCAGCCCCCAAAAGCCCAAAAGAATTATTTCCTTCAGATAAATTTGAATCTGAACCAGTCCCAAGTCCAGAATCAGAACCAGAGACTCCAAAGATCCAATCCAAGCCTTTCAACCCTTCCTCCGTCTACAAGTATCGTTCGTCTACCTCAGAAAGAGTGTTCCAGCCTCCGGAATTCCGAGCGGAAGAAGAATTCATTTCTCTAGCTCATATTGCAGAGGATAAAAATGATCATGCTCCAAAAAAACGGTACATGGAtcttccaaaaaataattcttcagACAAAAAAGATAAACTGATGGACCAAGAAGAAGCTGAACCAGagaagataaaattgacaGTCTATCAGCCTCTCAAAGTAAAACAAATTCAGAAGAACCCGAAGCGTTTGAAGGCGACCAAAGTTCCTAAgcctaagaaaaaaattcctataaaaaaaaagaactga
- the LOC123272759 gene encoding invertebrate-type lysozyme 3-like: protein MRAFVLLLVIACAYAQEGEPEAKAALVPQQIPKTCFGCMCEAASECDTKTGCLGDVCGPFRITWGYWADGGKPTLNNESPNAEGAWTRCVNDPFCAANAVQGYMDRFAQDCNGDGVINCDDYARIHYLGGYGCSGPLPPKYENAYKTCMSTFSG from the exons ATGAGAGCTTTTGTATTGTTGCTTGTAATTGCTTGTGCTTAtg cacaAGAAGGAGAACCAGAAGCGAAAGCAGCATTAGTACCTCAGCAAATCCCAAAAACATGTTTCGGCTGCATGTGTGAAGCTGCGTCGGAGTGCGATACCAAAACTGGATGTTTGGGTGACGTTTGTGGGCCATTCCGGATCACCTGGGGTTATTGGGCAGATGGAGGCAAACCTACGCTCAACAATGAGTCACCAAACGCTGAAGGAG cctGGACTCGTTGCGTAAATGATCCCTTCTGTGCCGCGAATGCCGTTCAAGGATACATGGACCGTTTCGCTCag gattgCAACGGAGATGGTGTGATAAACTGTGACGACTACGCGAGGATCCACTACCTTGGTGGGTACGGATGCAGCGGTCCATTGCCTCCCAAATACGAAAACGCCTACAAAACTTGCATGTCAACATTCagtggataa